In Entelurus aequoreus isolate RoL-2023_Sb linkage group LG02, RoL_Eaeq_v1.1, whole genome shotgun sequence, one genomic interval encodes:
- the cgref1 gene encoding cell growth regulator with EF hand domain protein 1 isoform X2: protein MTTHLSRRAPCVLVLVLVLQVHWSHTAPGLTSSQRADPDDVLPVVLTNPFGSGEEERRLLQRYIELSRKDGEEIHTWEQEVFYMFRLYDYDRSGLLDGLEMMKLLSDYNSQQAPKSQSNDMVVTMVDLLLQTQDLNQDGLLAPSELLSPPLPQIQDQKDALDEKPSDVGQEMQDPGERVQPQEEVRHDARAEEDESIRHRDQHNGQQAPEAFAAEHGGHEQEVRAHQDQQEM from the exons ATGACGACACATCTAAGCAGGCGGGCTCCCTGTGTTCTGGTTTTGGTTTTGGTTCTCCAAGTCCACTGGTCCCACACTGCACCTGGGCTAACGAGCTCACAAAG AGCGGATCCAGATGATGTTCTTCCTGTTGTGTTGACCAATCCTTTTGGATCAGGAGAAGAAGAGCGGAG gtTGCTGCAGCGTTACATTGAATTGAGTAGAAAAGATGGCGAAGAGATCCACACGTGGGAACAAG AGGTGTTCTACATGTTTCGTCTCTACGACTACGACCGCAGTGGACTCCTGGACGGCTTGGAGATGATGAAGCTGCTGTCTGACTACAACTCCCAGCAAGCACCCAAGTCACAGAGCAATGACATG GTGGTGACCATGGTGGATTTGCTACTTCAGACTCAAGATCTAAACCAAGATGGTCTGTTGGCTCCCTCAGAGCTGCTCTCTCCTCCGCTGCCTCAAATACAG GATCAGAAGGATGCTTTAGACGAGAAGCCGTCCGACGTTGGCCAAGAGATGCAAGATCCTGGTGAACGTGTTCAGCCTCAAGAGGAGGTGCGACACGATGCTAGAGCAGAAGAGGATGAATCCATACGACACAGAGATCAACACAATGGACAACAAGCCCCAGAAGCCTTTGCAGCAGAACATGGAGGACATGAACAGGAAGTCCGTGCACATCAGGACCAACAGGAAATGTGA
- the cgref1 gene encoding cell growth regulator with EF hand domain protein 1 isoform X1, whose product MTSTLQFSNCTSWTEEHFPLGSARLTQCRGRGAFTDQQQEKAESLPGRERNTAPLPSHVLISTCIPGVTMTTHLSRRAPCVLVLVLVLQVHWSHTAPGLTSSQRADPDDVLPVVLTNPFGSGEEERRLLQRYIELSRKDGEEIHTWEQEVFYMFRLYDYDRSGLLDGLEMMKLLSDYNSQQAPKSQSNDMVVTMVDLLLQTQDLNQDGLLAPSELLSPPLPQIQDQKDALDEKPSDVGQEMQDPGERVQPQEEVRHDARAEEDESIRHRDQHNGQQAPEAFAAEHGGHEQEVRAHQDQQEM is encoded by the exons ATGACTAGTACACTTCAATTCTCTAACTGT ACTTCTTGGACCGAAGAGCACTTTCCACTCGGGAGCGCGCGCCTGACGCAGTGCAGAGGCCGAGGCGCGTTCACGGACCAGCAGCAAGAGAAGGCAGAGTCGCTTCCTGGACGTGAACGCAACACTGCACCTTTACCTTCACATGTCCTCATTTCCACCTGCATCCCAG GTGTCACCATGACGACACATCTAAGCAGGCGGGCTCCCTGTGTTCTGGTTTTGGTTTTGGTTCTCCAAGTCCACTGGTCCCACACTGCACCTGGGCTAACGAGCTCACAAAG AGCGGATCCAGATGATGTTCTTCCTGTTGTGTTGACCAATCCTTTTGGATCAGGAGAAGAAGAGCGGAG gtTGCTGCAGCGTTACATTGAATTGAGTAGAAAAGATGGCGAAGAGATCCACACGTGGGAACAAG AGGTGTTCTACATGTTTCGTCTCTACGACTACGACCGCAGTGGACTCCTGGACGGCTTGGAGATGATGAAGCTGCTGTCTGACTACAACTCCCAGCAAGCACCCAAGTCACAGAGCAATGACATG GTGGTGACCATGGTGGATTTGCTACTTCAGACTCAAGATCTAAACCAAGATGGTCTGTTGGCTCCCTCAGAGCTGCTCTCTCCTCCGCTGCCTCAAATACAG GATCAGAAGGATGCTTTAGACGAGAAGCCGTCCGACGTTGGCCAAGAGATGCAAGATCCTGGTGAACGTGTTCAGCCTCAAGAGGAGGTGCGACACGATGCTAGAGCAGAAGAGGATGAATCCATACGACACAGAGATCAACACAATGGACAACAAGCCCCAGAAGCCTTTGCAGCAGAACATGGAGGACATGAACAGGAAGTCCGTGCACATCAGGACCAACAGGAAATGTGA